ACGCTGGTCGAGCACCCGGTCGATCTCGCCGCCGACGTTCTCCACGTGGTAGACGCCGCGGGGGAAGAGCATGGTGTGGGTGGCCTGGTAGTCCCGCGGCCAGGGGAAGGCCTCCTCGAGCGGCATGCCGATGACGCGCTCCACCTCCGGGATGAGGTCGGGGCGGGCGCGGCGCACGTTGGTGTTGAAGGGGTGGTCGGTGGAGATGGCGTCCACGGCCAGCCAGCGGATGCCGCGGTCGAGCACCCACTGGCAGAACTCCGCCCGCGGGCCGGGATGGCGCAGGAAGGCGCGCGGGAGGTCGGCGCGGGCGTCGGCGTGGCGCTCCCGGGTCGCGGGCGACCAGTCCTCGTTGTAGTAGGCGTGGTAGCCGGTGTGGATGACCAGGATGTCCCCGCGCTCGATGGTGATCCCCGTCTTGCGCTCCCACTGCTCGAAGTGCTCGGGCCCGTAGATGCCGTAGTCGCCGACCCCGAAGGCCTGCAGGTCGACGATGCAGGCCGGCCCGACCAGCTGGCCGATGGGGATGCCGGCCACGTCCGGCCCGGGGTCGTGGAAGTGCAGCGGGCTGTCCAGGTGCGTGGCGATGTGGTTGGTGGTGGCGATGTACTGGGCGTTCACGCCCTCGAAGGCCAGCTTCTTCACCCACTTGATGGTGGGGCCGTCGTAGTAGGCAAATGGCGGGGAGTCCACGCTGAAGTTCTGCGAGAGGTCCAGGACACGCACGCCGCTCAGGTCCACGGCCATCGGCTCATTCACCTCCTGTCGTGGCCCACTTGTCGCCAGCCCTCATCGGATGCCTCCCCGCCGGACACCGCGGCGGGTCGGTGCCGCCGGTCACCGCGACGGTTCGTGCAGCACCACCTGGTTCCCCCACGGGTCCTGGATCCTCACGAGCTTGCCGTAGGGCTCGCTCATGATGTCCGAGACCTGCAGGAAGCCGGCGCGCCCGGCCTGCTCCAGGGCGCGCCCGATGTCCTCCACCTCGACGGTGACCACCGCCCCGTAGCGCACTTCGGTCTTGTCCGTGACCTCCGGGCGGCGGGCGTGCAGGTGGAGCGCCAGCACGCCCCCGTCCAGCGCGAACTCGGTCCAGTCGTCGTCGCTGTAGCGCGGCTCGCGGTCCAGCAGCTGCCGGTAGACCTCGCGCGCCCGACCCATGTCCCCCACGTAGTAGTGCGCGTTGCCGAACCGCATGCCCTCCACCTCCCTGAGCGCCGGCCGTGGCGCTAGGCGAACACCTCCGCCGCCGCCTCCAGCGCGGCCTCGAAGCAGGCCATCGGCGGGCGCACCAGGCCCGCCCCCACCTGCCCCACGCCCGGCTCGCGGTGGGCGATCCCGGTGTTCACCCGGGGCGTGATTCCGGTGCGCACGACCTTGCGGATGTCGATCCCCGTCGGCACGCCCCGGAAGTCCAGCGCCGGGATGGCCCAGGCCGGGTTCTCGGCCACGGTGATCTCGTACATCTCCAGGGTGGCCTCCATGGCCATCTGGGGCGTGCCGCCGACGAACTGCACGATGGCCGGTGCCGCCGCCATGGCGAACGCGCCGATGCCCGCCGACTCGGTGATCGTGGAGTCCCCGATGTCCGGGTTGGCGTCGGCCTGGGAGAAGCCCGGGAAGAAGAGGCCCACCGGGACCTCGGCCGGTGCGGTGAACCAGCGGTCCCCCAGGCCGCTCACCCGGATGCCGAAGTCGGTGCCGTTGCGGGCCATGGCGGTGACCAGCGTGCTGTGCGGCACGCCGTGGGCCGGGTCGAGGAGGGCCTTGCAGGCGGCCATCACGGGGTTGAGCACGGCCAGGTCGTTGTCGGCCAGGTAGCGCAGCACGCGGGCCAGGTCGTCCCGGGCGAGCCTCCCCTCGGCCAGCGCGGGGGCGAGCAGGCGGGCCAGCAGCGCGGAGCCCGCCTTGTTGCGGTTGTGCCCCTCGTCCCCCATGGTGAGCTGCTGGGCGATCAGGCTCTTCATGTCCAGGCCGCCCAGCCGCCGCAGCGCCTCGCCCAGGGCCGGTCCCACCGTTCCGTTCAGCCAGCGCAGGCGCTCCAGGACCTCGGGCCCGTACGCCCCGTAGCGCAGCACCCGCCCGTAGCCTTCGTTGAGGGTGGAGCAGGCCCGGTTCCCGAAGGCGCGGTTCTCCACCACGTAGACCTGCATCGAGGCCGTGGTCACCCCGGCCATCGGCCCCACCGCGCCGTGGTGGTGGCAGGGGGCGAAGGTGATCTCGCCGGAGGCGGCCAGGCGTGCGGCCTCGGCCTCGTCCCGGGCCAGCCCCTCGTAGAGGAGGGCGCCGATCACCGCCCCGCGCAGCGGGCCGGACATACGCTCCCAGGTGATGGGCGGCCCGGCGTGCAGGACGAGGGTGGGGCGCATCCCGGGGATCGCCTCCGCCGCGGGGCGCACGTCGACGAGCACCGGCTGGCCGGCCAGGATGCGGGAGACGACCTCCTGGTTGGCCTGGTCGATGGTCACGATACGCCTCCTGGGGTCACTCCGTCCGCCTCCTGGGGTCCTGGGGTCACTTCGCCCGCGGGCGGCGAAACCCTCCGGCCGCCTGCGTCCGGTTCGCCCCACCGGCCCGGGCGCTGGGTCCCGCGCGGCCTTCGTGCCGTCTACCGGCGTCCCCATCCGGGCACAAGAGGGCTGAAAGCCTAGCCGGGCAAGACCCGCGACAAAGGCACGCCGTCCGCGAGGACGGTTCGCAAAGCCACGGGGGTGGGCGCCCAGGTGCCGGGCCCCCACCCAGCCGGGCTGCCGAACGGGAGCGCAAGCCACCCGGCGCGTGGCGTCTTGCCTCCGAGGGGGCGCGGGTGAGGCGGCACGCGGTGGTCACAGGCCCCGGCCGCGGGCATCGCGGCATGGGGGGCTTCACCCTCCTCGAGCTTCTGGTCTCCCTCTACCTCCTCTCCGCCATCGCGCTGTTCATCCTGCAGGTCTTCATCGCGGGCCTCTTCCACTCCGGCCGGGCCAACGAGCGGGCGGCGGCGACGATGCTCGCCTCCCAGGTGATGGAGCAGGTGCGCGCCAGCGTGAACCCCTATACCATGGTCGGCTTCACCGGGCTGGCCCGCTCGCCCCTGCCGTTGCCCGCGCCCTACGACGCCGTGCAGAACCCCTCGCCCTACCCGCTCGAGGTGGCGGTGCTGGTGGCCCCCGACGACGCCCTCACGCTGCGGACGGTCACCGTCC
The window above is part of the Armatimonadota bacterium genome. Proteins encoded here:
- a CDS encoding cyclase family protein codes for the protein MAVDLSGVRVLDLSQNFSVDSPPFAYYDGPTIKWVKKLAFEGVNAQYIATTNHIATHLDSPLHFHDPGPDVAGIPIGQLVGPACIVDLQAFGVGDYGIYGPEHFEQWERKTGITIERGDILVIHTGYHAYYNEDWSPATRERHADARADLPRAFLRHPGPRAEFCQWVLDRGIRWLAVDAISTDHPFNTNVRRARPDLIPEVERVIGMPLEEAFPWPRDYQATHTMLFPRGVYHVENVGGEIDRVLDQRVWVGCFPFRFKGGEAAFCRFVAFVPA
- a CDS encoding DUF1116 domain-containing protein gives rise to the protein MVTIDQANQEVVSRILAGQPVLVDVRPAAEAIPGMRPTLVLHAGPPITWERMSGPLRGAVIGALLYEGLARDEAEAARLAASGEITFAPCHHHGAVGPMAGVTTASMQVYVVENRAFGNRACSTLNEGYGRVLRYGAYGPEVLERLRWLNGTVGPALGEALRRLGGLDMKSLIAQQLTMGDEGHNRNKAGSALLARLLAPALAEGRLARDDLARVLRYLADNDLAVLNPVMAACKALLDPAHGVPHSTLVTAMARNGTDFGIRVSGLGDRWFTAPAEVPVGLFFPGFSQADANPDIGDSTITESAGIGAFAMAAAPAIVQFVGGTPQMAMEATLEMYEITVAENPAWAIPALDFRGVPTGIDIRKVVRTGITPRVNTGIAHREPGVGQVGAGLVRPPMACFEAALEAAAEVFA
- a CDS encoding VOC family protein, whose translation is MRFGNAHYYVGDMGRAREVYRQLLDREPRYSDDDWTEFALDGGVLALHLHARRPEVTDKTEVRYGAVVTVEVEDIGRALEQAGRAGFLQVSDIMSEPYGKLVRIQDPWGNQVVLHEPSR
- a CDS encoding prepilin-type N-terminal cleavage/methylation domain-containing protein produces the protein MVTGPGRGHRGMGGFTLLELLVSLYLLSAIALFILQVFIAGLFHSGRANERAAATMLASQVMEQVRASVNPYTMVGFTGLARSPLPLPAPYDAVQNPSPYPLEVAVLVAPDDALTLRTVTVQVFRVGDTAPLVTLGTLLDDN